GGCTTCGCCGCTTTTTTCGCAGCGGGTTTGCTCCCTGCTTTTACAGTGGTCTTTTTAGACATTCTTCTTCCCCTTAAGTAGGCTCATCTTTTTGCGTCTATGTAAGCGAAAAGAGGGGCTTTTGTCACTACAATTAGCCCCCTCTTTTCGGCGGTTCCAAGAGATTCCTGAATAAAGTGTTTCGGAGGCCCAGATCGAATAAAACGCACCCTCGCCCCCATTGCCTATCTTGCGGGCACACTTACCACGTAATCTTCACGGACTCTGCTGACTTTTTAGCCGGTCCATGGAAGACAGCCTCAATATTGTTTCCATCGGGATCAAGAACGAATGCCGCATAATAACCGGGATGATAAGGCCTCTCGCCTGGGGCTCCGTGGTCCTTTCCACCCGCTGCCAAAGCGGCTTTGTAAAATGCTTCCACCATAGCGCGGTCTTTGGCCTGAAACGCCAAGTGCACTCGACCCGTCAGTTCACCCGCCGCAGCTCTCGAATCTTTGGAGGAAATAAAAAGCTCATCCGTCCAAAAGAAATCCGGCCCCTCACCGCCCATGGGAATTCCCAAAGATTCAAAGACAGCTGCATAAAACTTTTTACTCGCGCCAAGATCACGCACGACAAGCTGGATATGATCAATCAATCGTCCGCGATGCATTTCATTTACTTCCATAAAAACTCCTTTGCAGAGGAATTATGTCAAAAATTTCAGGCGCAGGTAAACAAACTTCACCGACAAATAGTAATTTAGCAAAAGCGCAATCGTGCTTTGATTTAAAACATCTCTGTGAAAGAATAGATAATAAAGGTGGAGCGTATGATGCGAAGAATTTTATGTGTACCCGTTTTTATTTTTCTTCTCAGTTGCCAAACATCGCGAAGTATCGATGGCGTCATTCACACGAGCAAAGAGCGCAAAGACCGCGCTAGCGCGGAGGCGCTTGGCAAAGAGTATGCGATCTCCACACAAGGCATTCACGCGAGCCACGCGGCTCAAAAGATTTTTGCCATGGGCGGAAATATTATCGATGCAACCGTTGCGGCGTCTTTCGCGGTCTCTGTGGAGCGAC
This region of Bdellovibrio sp. 22V genomic DNA includes:
- a CDS encoding VOC family protein, with the translated sequence MEVNEMHRGRLIDHIQLVVRDLGASKKFYAAVFESLGIPMGGEGPDFFWTDELFISSKDSRAAAGELTGRVHLAFQAKDRAMVEAFYKAALAAGGKDHGAPGERPYHPGYYAAFVLDPDGNNIEAVFHGPAKKSAESVKITW